The following proteins are co-located in the Longimicrobium terrae genome:
- a CDS encoding PfkB family carbohydrate kinase, whose amino-acid sequence MSLLVVGSVALDTVETPFGRAEDALGGSATFFSAAASLLHPVQLVGVVGDDYPTDALAFLAERGVDLAGLETAAGESFRWSGVYSYDLNSRETLETRLGVFADFAPKIPEQFRDAEWVFLGNIDPDLQIGVLDQVRKPKFVACDTMNLWIEIKHTRLLDLLKRVDLLMVNDAEARQLSGEHNLTKAARWIMDRGPRYLIIKKGEHGAILFTPNSTFFAPGFPLELVFDPTGAGDAFAGGFMAHVAKSGGLEDADLRRAMIYGSVLGSYAVEAFSIERFKDLTAEEIEERTRQFHQMTVFELPVNAGV is encoded by the coding sequence ATGTCCCTTCTTGTCGTCGGCAGCGTAGCGCTCGACACCGTCGAAACCCCGTTCGGCCGCGCAGAAGACGCGCTGGGCGGTTCGGCCACCTTCTTTTCCGCCGCGGCCTCGCTGCTTCACCCCGTGCAGCTGGTGGGCGTGGTGGGCGACGACTATCCCACGGACGCCCTCGCCTTTCTGGCGGAGCGCGGCGTGGACCTGGCCGGGCTGGAAACCGCGGCGGGCGAAAGCTTCCGCTGGTCGGGCGTGTACAGCTACGACCTGAACTCGCGCGAAACGCTGGAAACGCGCCTGGGCGTGTTCGCCGACTTCGCCCCCAAGATCCCCGAGCAGTTCCGGGACGCGGAGTGGGTGTTCCTGGGCAACATCGATCCGGACCTGCAGATCGGCGTGCTGGACCAGGTGCGCAAGCCGAAGTTCGTGGCGTGCGACACCATGAATCTGTGGATCGAGATCAAGCACACGCGCCTGCTGGACCTGCTCAAGCGCGTGGACCTGCTGATGGTGAACGACGCCGAGGCGCGCCAGCTTTCCGGCGAGCACAACCTCACCAAGGCCGCCCGGTGGATCATGGACCGCGGCCCCCGCTACCTGATCATCAAGAAGGGCGAGCACGGCGCCATCCTGTTCACGCCCAACTCCACCTTCTTCGCCCCCGGCTTTCCGCTGGAACTCGTTTTTGATCCCACCGGCGCGGGCGACGCGTTCGCGGGCGGATTCATGGCGCACGTGGCCAAGTCCGGCGGGCTGGAAGACGCGGACCTGCGCCGCGCCATGATCTACGGCTCGGTGCTGGGCTCGTACGCGGTCGAGGCGTTCTCCATCGAACGCTTCAAGGACCTTACGGCCGAGGAGATCGAGGAGCGCACCCGCCAGTTCCACCAGATGACGGTCTTTGAGCTCCCGGTGAACGCCGGTGTCTGA
- a CDS encoding FmdB family zinc ribbon protein, translating into MPTYEYRCPNCGNDFEKFQKMSDEPVADCPACGTPTPRRISAGAGLVFKGSGFYITDYQRGEGYKKAAESDKGGSSSAPASDAPAAKPAESAPAAAPASKPSPKSE; encoded by the coding sequence GGCAACGACTTCGAGAAGTTCCAGAAGATGTCCGACGAGCCCGTGGCCGATTGTCCGGCCTGCGGAACGCCGACGCCGCGCCGCATTTCCGCCGGCGCCGGCCTGGTGTTCAAGGGCAGCGGCTTCTACATCACAGACTACCAGCGCGGCGAAGGCTACAAGAAGGCCGCCGAAAGCGACAAGGGCGGCTCGTCCAGCGCGCCCGCGTCCGACGCGCCCGCGGCCAAGCCCGCCGAGTCGGCGCCCGCCGCCGCGCCCGCATCCAAGCCGAGCCCCAAGAGCGAGTAG
- the argS gene encoding arginine--tRNA ligase, with product MAVDTLQAEIERALASMGVESPSVALERPRHPEHGDWATNVAMTLSKALRRSPRQIADDLVERIDHAAAGISSAEVAGPGFINFRLSTGYVRDGLARIVTEGDAFGRSDAGQGRAVNVEFVSANPTGPLHIGHGRQAALGDAVSELLAWSGWKVHREFYYNDAGEQINKLARSVWARYQQAVGAEIEFPADGYHGSYVGEIAQQMVAEHGERFKGDDGPEAMDAMRVYAVRVLREEQNRDLDGFGVRFDEYFLESSLYSGGRVEDTIRRLRETGYVYEKDGAVWLKTTEFGDDKDRVMVKSTGHPTYFLPDVAYHVTKWERGFHRAINVQGSDHHGTTARVRAGLQALGLPTGYPEYVLHQMVLVMRGGQEVKFSKRAGDYVTMRELYDEVGVDVARYFFLMRRAEAQLTFDLDLALEQSDRNPVYKVQYAYARMSSIFRRAEVDASTLDPASADLGLLAHESETDLVKLMMRFPEEVAISAEAHTPHSICSYLEEVAGAVNSWYHAGNRDASLRVIGADVSPEQSRARLVLARGVQTVLRNGLSVLGISAPERMDRDEEPAAEAQAA from the coding sequence ATGGCCGTAGATACGCTGCAGGCGGAGATCGAACGCGCCCTGGCCAGCATGGGCGTGGAATCGCCCTCCGTCGCCCTGGAGCGCCCGCGCCACCCGGAGCACGGCGACTGGGCCACCAACGTGGCCATGACGCTCAGCAAGGCGCTGCGCCGTTCGCCGCGGCAGATCGCGGACGACCTGGTGGAACGCATCGACCACGCGGCCGCGGGCATCAGCAGCGCCGAGGTGGCCGGGCCGGGGTTCATCAACTTCCGCCTGTCCACCGGCTACGTGCGCGACGGACTGGCCCGCATCGTCACGGAAGGCGACGCGTTCGGCCGGTCCGACGCGGGGCAGGGGCGCGCCGTGAATGTGGAGTTCGTCTCCGCCAACCCCACCGGGCCGCTGCACATCGGCCACGGGCGGCAGGCCGCGCTGGGCGACGCCGTGAGCGAACTGCTGGCGTGGTCCGGGTGGAAGGTGCACCGCGAGTTCTACTACAACGACGCGGGCGAGCAGATCAACAAGCTGGCCCGCAGCGTGTGGGCCCGCTACCAGCAGGCCGTGGGCGCCGAGATCGAGTTTCCCGCGGACGGCTACCACGGCAGCTACGTGGGCGAAATCGCGCAGCAGATGGTGGCCGAGCACGGCGAGCGCTTCAAGGGCGATGACGGGCCCGAGGCGATGGACGCCATGCGCGTGTACGCCGTCCGCGTGCTGCGCGAGGAGCAGAACCGCGACCTGGACGGCTTCGGCGTCCGCTTCGACGAGTACTTCCTGGAATCGTCGCTGTACAGCGGCGGCCGGGTGGAGGATACCATCCGCCGCCTGCGCGAGACGGGGTACGTGTACGAGAAGGACGGCGCCGTCTGGCTGAAGACGACGGAGTTCGGTGACGACAAGGACCGCGTGATGGTCAAGAGCACCGGACATCCCACGTACTTTCTGCCGGACGTGGCCTACCACGTCACCAAGTGGGAGCGCGGGTTCCATCGCGCCATCAACGTGCAGGGGAGCGATCACCACGGCACCACGGCCCGCGTGCGCGCCGGGCTGCAGGCGCTGGGGCTGCCCACCGGCTATCCCGAGTACGTGCTGCACCAGATGGTGCTGGTGATGCGCGGCGGCCAGGAGGTCAAGTTCAGCAAGCGCGCGGGCGACTACGTCACCATGCGCGAGCTGTACGACGAAGTGGGCGTGGATGTGGCGCGCTACTTCTTTCTGATGCGCCGCGCCGAGGCGCAGCTGACGTTCGATCTGGATCTGGCGCTGGAGCAGTCGGACCGCAACCCGGTCTACAAGGTCCAGTACGCCTACGCGCGCATGTCGTCCATTTTCCGCCGCGCGGAGGTGGATGCGTCCACGCTGGATCCGGCGTCGGCAGACCTGGGGCTGCTGGCGCACGAGTCGGAGACGGACCTGGTGAAGCTGATGATGCGCTTTCCCGAGGAAGTCGCGATTTCGGCGGAGGCGCACACGCCGCACTCCATCTGCTCGTACCTGGAAGAAGTGGCGGGCGCGGTGAACTCGTGGTACCACGCGGGGAACCGCGACGCGTCGCTGCGCGTGATCGGCGCGGACGTGTCGCCGGAGCAGTCGCGCGCGCGGTTGGTGCTTGCCCGCGGCGTGCAGACGGTGCTGCGCAACGGCCTGTCGGTGCTGGGGATCAGCGCGCCGGAGCGCATGGACCGCGACGAAGAGCCCGCGGCCGAGGCGCAGGCGGCGTAG
- the purM gene encoding phosphoribosylformylglycinamidine cyclo-ligase, whose translation MSEQPGLSYAAAGVDIDAAHQAMKGVAAMVRSTATPDTLSELGSFGGLYRVPRDAKQPVLVASTDGVGTKLKVAFMAGRHGTVGEDLVNHCVNDILVQGAKPLFFLDYVGVGKLEPGVVEELVSGVARGCRANGCALLGGETAEMPDMYTAGEYDLAGTIVGMVEEDRVLDGRAIRPGDAIVAVASNGLHTNGYSLARRIVFDRMGLGVDDAFPEEEGSVADVLLRVHKSYLRSLYPLIEAGRIRGLAHITGGGLVDNVPRILPDGAAARFDLSSWTVPSVFRVLRREGGVARDEMFRAFNMGVGMAAVVPAPDADAVVRDLAAAGETAWIAGEIVPGARDVILSGE comes from the coding sequence GTGTCTGAGCAGCCCGGACTCAGCTATGCCGCCGCTGGCGTCGACATCGACGCCGCGCACCAGGCCATGAAGGGGGTCGCGGCGATGGTGCGCTCCACCGCCACGCCCGACACCCTTTCCGAGCTGGGCTCGTTCGGCGGGCTGTACCGCGTGCCGCGCGACGCCAAGCAGCCGGTGCTGGTGGCGTCCACGGACGGCGTGGGCACCAAGCTCAAGGTCGCGTTCATGGCCGGCCGGCACGGCACGGTGGGCGAGGACCTGGTGAACCACTGCGTCAACGACATCCTTGTTCAAGGCGCGAAACCGCTCTTCTTTCTGGACTACGTCGGCGTCGGAAAGCTGGAGCCGGGCGTGGTGGAGGAACTGGTTTCCGGTGTGGCGCGCGGGTGCCGGGCCAACGGCTGCGCGCTGCTGGGCGGGGAAACGGCGGAGATGCCCGACATGTACACCGCGGGGGAGTACGACCTCGCGGGGACCATCGTGGGGATGGTGGAAGAGGACCGCGTGCTGGACGGGCGCGCCATCCGGCCCGGCGACGCCATCGTCGCCGTTGCGTCGAATGGCCTGCACACCAACGGCTACTCGCTGGCCCGCCGCATCGTCTTCGACCGCATGGGGCTGGGGGTGGATGACGCCTTTCCGGAGGAGGAGGGGAGCGTGGCCGACGTGCTGCTGCGTGTCCACAAATCCTACCTGCGATCGTTGTATCCGCTGATCGAGGCTGGACGCATCCGCGGGCTGGCGCACATCACCGGCGGCGGGCTGGTGGACAACGTGCCGCGCATTCTGCCGGACGGCGCCGCGGCGCGGTTCGACCTGTCCAGTTGGACGGTGCCCTCCGTCTTTCGCGTGCTGCGGCGCGAGGGCGGGGTGGCGCGCGACGAGATGTTCCGCGCCTTCAACATGGGCGTGGGGATGGCGGCCGTGGTACCCGCGCCGGACGCGGACGCGGTGGTGCGCGACCTGGCTGCGGCGGGGGAAACGGCGTGGATCGCGGGGGAGATCGTTCCCGGCGCGCGTGACGTGATTCTGAGCGGAGAATGA